One Prolixibacteraceae bacterium DNA segment encodes these proteins:
- a CDS encoding capsule assembly Wzi family protein has product MACHLTAMAQWDFSAASSVMVQGDGEGPFFLYSGKRGTILENDAAVTPYLFLDGSYYHFSQDSTFAVHGLISTAMSYQDSGAKFALDQYFVSADYLFMRLSIGAEAPMTRYGGLSPTNGDMLMSNNARPYPKIMGSTRGYISLPFGWLKEWFSWYAEYGEGLLNDDRIVDGVNLHQKKLHGKVMTPWGLSLEVGLDDYMMWGGTSANPKYGDMTPTFKDYLNGVMGRAASSDGLMTDQMNVVGNHIGQHVFRINYQNSDFEVEGYYLHLFEDGSGKDFKNFPDGTWGLTWHRKKKAWLDRALFEFFTTKDQSGDVFNQEKEIGGRDNYFNHGVYNSGWTYYGRTIGTPFMVPRESGNGFASNRMEGYYLGLQGHLMSNLIWETRFAYWQHWGWNYDNPDVSANDPNYPKSQQSYGIRMIYSMNSNFVFSVDLGLDHGEVVGDSKGALLTVQYNLD; this is encoded by the coding sequence ATGGCTTGTCATTTGACAGCAATGGCACAATGGGATTTTTCTGCTGCTAGCTCCGTGATGGTGCAAGGGGATGGAGAAGGTCCGTTTTTTTTGTATAGTGGTAAGCGTGGTACGATTTTGGAAAATGATGCTGCGGTGACTCCCTATCTTTTCTTGGATGGCTCTTATTATCACTTTTCTCAGGATAGTACTTTTGCAGTGCATGGTTTGATTTCGACAGCGATGTCGTATCAAGATAGTGGTGCTAAATTTGCTTTGGATCAATATTTTGTTTCTGCCGATTACCTTTTTATGCGTCTTTCGATTGGGGCTGAAGCTCCAATGACTAGATATGGAGGCTTATCACCTACTAATGGCGATATGTTAATGAGTAATAATGCCCGACCTTATCCTAAGATTATGGGTTCTACCCGTGGTTATATCTCCCTTCCTTTTGGATGGTTGAAGGAGTGGTTTTCATGGTATGCAGAGTATGGTGAAGGACTTCTGAATGATGACCGTATTGTGGATGGGGTAAATCTGCACCAAAAGAAGTTGCATGGTAAGGTCATGACTCCATGGGGGCTCTCCCTTGAGGTGGGATTGGATGATTATATGATGTGGGGTGGCACCTCAGCAAATCCCAAGTATGGAGATATGACACCAACCTTTAAGGATTATCTCAATGGCGTGATGGGAAGAGCTGCTAGCAGTGACGGATTGATGACGGATCAGATGAATGTGGTTGGAAATCATATTGGTCAACATGTGTTCCGTATCAATTACCAAAATAGTGATTTTGAGGTGGAGGGATATTATCTGCATCTTTTTGAAGATGGTTCTGGAAAAGATTTTAAGAATTTCCCTGATGGTACTTGGGGACTTACTTGGCATCGAAAGAAAAAAGCATGGTTGGATCGAGCATTATTTGAGTTTTTTACTACCAAAGACCAGTCTGGGGATGTTTTTAACCAAGAAAAAGAGATCGGAGGTCGTGATAACTATTTTAATCATGGAGTATATAACTCTGGTTGGACCTATTATGGTCGTACTATCGGGACTCCCTTTATGGTTCCACGAGAGAGTGGAAATGGTTTTGCATCTAATCGTATGGAGGGATACTATCTAGGATTGCAAGGTCATTTGATGTCTAATTTGATTTGGGAGACTCGTTTTGCATATTGGCAACATTGGGGATGGAATTATGACAATCCTGATGTTTCTGCAAATGATCCTAATTATCCTAAGTCGCAACAGAGTTATGGTATTCGTATGATTTACTCGATGAATTCTAATTTTGTTTTTAGTGTAGATCTTGGTCTGGATCATGGTGAAGTGGTTGGAGATAGTAAAGGCGCTTTACTGACTGTTCAATATAATTTAGACTGA
- a CDS encoding WbuC family cupin fold metalloprotein has protein sequence MEWIDKTLLDKVCVEAKASPRKRMNYNFHDSSDAKLQRMLNALQPGTYLRPHRHLTPEKDEVFILLRGKMAVFFFDDEGDMTDMKVVDPLNGKYGVDIPAGQWHGLLVLEEDTVIFEVKHGPYEPLDPNDFAPWSPAEGDDGVEEFVARLQGVVDQVLED, from the coding sequence ATGGAGTGGATAGATAAAACATTATTAGATAAAGTTTGTGTGGAGGCGAAGGCGTCTCCACGAAAACGAATGAATTATAATTTTCATGATTCTTCGGATGCCAAACTTCAACGTATGTTGAATGCTTTGCAACCAGGTACTTACCTGCGCCCTCATAGACACCTTACCCCTGAAAAGGATGAGGTGTTTATTTTGTTAAGGGGTAAGATGGCCGTTTTCTTTTTCGATGATGAAGGAGATATGACCGATATGAAGGTGGTGGACCCTTTGAATGGTAAGTATGGGGTGGATATTCCTGCTGGTCAGTGGCATGGGTTACTTGTGCTAGAAGAGGATACTGTAATCTTTGAAGTGAAGCATGGTCCCTATGAGCCTTTGGATCCGAATGATTTTGCACCTTGGTCGCCTGCTGAAGGGGATGATGGAGTAGAGGAGTTTGTGGCTAGGCTGCAGGGTGTTGTAGATCAGGTTTTAGAAGATTGA
- a CDS encoding glycosyltransferase produces the protein MSIKAIVSVGIPFFNCEEFLEDAILSVINQSFKNWELILLDDGSSDASLSIAKKFLYDSRVSVISDGINKGLPSRLNELVSLSKGKYFCRMDSDDIMMINRLSLQVSFLEQNTKVDVVGSSAFSIDRSNNIIGFKEGDTDLKNKNPFKDSIFIHPTVLGKLNWFIANPYNPKFTRMEDYELWIRTYSMSNFEIINEPLLFYREIGVPVFKKYCKTQLQKKDYIIENDKLTLYNKVIFSMQLFFKILIYFILTCLNLTDKLIIRRSRRISDEEKNRALVDLSHSVKRVF, from the coding sequence ATGTCAATAAAAGCTATTGTGTCTGTTGGTATTCCATTTTTTAATTGTGAAGAATTTCTTGAAGATGCAATTCTTTCAGTAATTAATCAAAGTTTTAAGAATTGGGAATTGATTTTATTAGATGATGGTAGTAGTGATGCATCTTTATCAATAGCAAAAAAATTTTTATATGACAGTCGTGTAAGTGTTATAAGTGATGGTATAAATAAAGGGTTACCTTCTCGACTAAATGAACTTGTCTCATTATCGAAAGGCAAATATTTTTGTCGAATGGATAGTGATGATATAATGATGATTAATCGTTTGTCGCTTCAGGTATCTTTTTTAGAACAAAATACTAAGGTTGATGTTGTCGGAAGTTCTGCATTTTCCATAGATAGGAGTAATAATATTATTGGATTCAAAGAAGGTGATACTGATTTAAAAAATAAGAATCCCTTTAAGGATTCTATTTTTATACATCCGACTGTTTTAGGTAAATTAAATTGGTTTATAGCAAACCCATATAATCCAAAATTTACACGTATGGAAGATTATGAATTATGGATAAGGACATACTCAATGTCTAATTTCGAAATCATAAATGAACCATTATTATTTTATCGTGAAATAGGCGTTCCTGTATTTAAAAAGTATTGTAAAACTCAGTTGCAAAAAAAAGATTATATTATAGAAAATGACAAGTTGACCTTATATAATAAGGTCATTTTTTCAATGCAGTTGTTTTTCAAAATTTTGATTTATTTTATTTTAACTTGCTTAAATTTAACGGATAAGTTGATTATTAGAAGATCTCGAAGAATAAGTGATGAAGAGAAGAATAGGGCTCTTGTTGACTTATCGCATTCTGTAAAAAGAGTATTTTAG
- a CDS encoding HAD family hydrolase translates to MAVWVFDLDDTLFSEYDFLCSGFRVISNHFKEFKNDKVYQEMIQCYKRNEDVLGLLDTKYPCVITKEQFLSLYRFHHPDIELKRGVLSSFAKIKEIGGKIAIITDGRSKTQRNKIKALGINSFIDKLIISEELGTSKPDKDNFLSVQSSFTSEDHFTYVGDNIRKDFVTPNRLGWNTIGIRDDGNNIHSQNVDVSDEYKPQIWVDSFEEIEIIITNEN, encoded by the coding sequence ATGGCGGTTTGGGTTTTTGATTTAGACGATACGTTGTTTTCAGAGTATGATTTCCTTTGTTCTGGTTTTAGAGTTATATCTAATCATTTTAAAGAGTTTAAAAATGACAAAGTTTATCAAGAGATGATTCAGTGTTATAAGCGAAACGAAGATGTATTGGGTCTGCTTGATACAAAATACCCATGTGTGATTACAAAAGAACAGTTCTTATCTTTGTATCGCTTTCATCATCCTGATATAGAATTGAAAAGAGGTGTTTTGTCTTCTTTTGCCAAGATTAAAGAGATCGGAGGCAAGATTGCGATTATTACAGATGGAAGATCCAAAACCCAACGGAATAAAATCAAAGCATTGGGCATTAACTCTTTCATTGATAAACTAATTATCTCTGAAGAACTTGGTACAAGCAAACCTGACAAAGATAATTTCCTTTCTGTACAGAGTTCATTCACATCAGAAGATCACTTTACTTATGTTGGCGATAATATTCGAAAGGATTTTGTTACCCCTAATCGACTCGGTTGGAATACTATTGGTATTAGAGACGATGGCAACAATATTCATTCACAAAACGTTGATGTAAGTGATGAATACAAACCTCAAATATGGGTCGATAGTTTTGAAGAAATTGAAATAATCATTACGAATGAAAACTAA
- a CDS encoding glycosyltransferase family 4 protein has protein sequence MKIALLLSHISQSGVSTNTLDLARGLIKEGEQVVLITSGSMYNENKEIDNLVNKFKDLGIPIYYFVNSSKITRLRWLKIFIDFYSFLQISLFLLKVKPDMVHACSPYMSFIPKLLRIKFVTTLHIPILKPCFRLPQANSIITISRETQKYALTELDYCLENTKMILHGVDEKFGVRSTSHEIENVLSKFSIPLDKILIGLVGTIEPRKGHDILVQAISFLPNECKTRIHVVFLGSTIHGEDITWLTDQINANDLKKNITFVPYRDPKILYDAFDICVMPSRMEAFGLVAIEAMMSECCTIRSNTEGAYDQIIDGVDGLLFENEDSLALSNILKKVILDADLRTSIAKKGKIKALDYFTKERMVRETLDLYKKILN, from the coding sequence ATGAAAATAGCTTTACTATTAAGTCATATTAGTCAATCAGGTGTTTCAACTAATACTTTAGATCTTGCAAGAGGATTAATCAAAGAAGGGGAACAAGTGGTTCTTATTACTTCTGGTTCAATGTATAATGAAAATAAGGAGATTGACAACTTGGTAAATAAGTTTAAAGATTTAGGAATACCAATTTATTATTTTGTTAATTCATCAAAGATCACAAGATTACGATGGTTAAAGATATTTATTGATTTCTATTCTTTTCTTCAGATTTCTCTTTTTTTATTAAAAGTAAAACCTGATATGGTACATGCATGCAGTCCCTATATGTCATTTATTCCTAAACTCCTTAGAATTAAGTTTGTAACAACTTTGCATATTCCAATTTTGAAACCCTGCTTTCGTTTGCCACAAGCTAATAGTATAATAACTATTAGTCGTGAAACACAAAAATATGCATTGACTGAACTTGATTATTGTTTAGAAAATACTAAAATGATATTACATGGTGTTGATGAAAAATTTGGTGTTAGATCAACTTCACATGAGATTGAAAATGTTTTATCAAAATTTAGCATTCCTTTAGATAAAATTTTAATAGGACTCGTCGGGACTATTGAACCAAGAAAAGGTCACGATATATTAGTTCAGGCAATTTCTTTTTTACCAAATGAATGTAAAACAAGAATTCATGTGGTTTTTCTGGGGTCTACGATTCATGGTGAAGATATAACTTGGTTAACAGATCAGATCAATGCAAATGACTTAAAGAAGAATATAACATTTGTTCCTTATAGAGACCCCAAAATTTTGTATGATGCATTTGATATCTGTGTTATGCCTTCAAGAATGGAGGCTTTTGGTCTTGTTGCTATTGAAGCTATGATGTCTGAATGTTGTACTATTCGTTCAAATACAGAGGGAGCTTATGATCAAATAATTGATGGTGTTGATGGTTTATTATTTGAAAATGAAGACAGTTTAGCACTTTCTAATATTCTAAAGAAGGTTATTTTAGATGCAGATTTAAGAACTAGTATTGCTAAGAAGGGAAAGATTAAAGCATTGGATTATTTTACGAAAGAGCGTATGGTTCGTGAAACTTTAGACCTTTACAAAAAAATATTAAATTAA
- a CDS encoding glycosyltransferase family 4 protein, producing MKKVVFVTTVSQSLVFFNGACKVLQDSCDITMVSNFEGCTSIKNKKSVGEKYHIKFHRRINLLGDIISLFQLIILLVRLKPDMIHSMTPKAGLLSMVAGKFARVPIRIHTFTGLIFPTQTGFKRRILVLMDRITCMCATKIIPEGNGVKNDLLNSNITSKELRVVGNGNVSGIDTEFFSNCIFSDDLKNSLKCRYKISNDDIVLVFVGRLVGDKGVNELVESFVLLSKKHLNIKLLLVGPRELEDPISSSTISTINNSPNIIEVGWQKDIRPFLAISDIFVLPSYREGFPNAVLQAGSMGLPSIVTDINGCNEIIVHNENGVIVPAKSVDALSNACDKLINDLNLRSYLASNSRRMIITRFEQTFVRSEMRKMYEEQFEINN from the coding sequence ATGAAGAAAGTTGTTTTTGTTACGACAGTATCTCAATCATTAGTGTTTTTTAATGGTGCTTGTAAAGTTCTACAAGATAGCTGCGATATTACTATGGTATCGAACTTTGAAGGTTGTACTTCAATTAAAAATAAGAAGAGTGTCGGCGAAAAGTATCATATTAAATTCCATCGTAGAATTAATTTGTTAGGTGATATCATTTCTTTATTTCAATTAATAATTCTATTAGTTCGATTAAAACCAGATATGATTCATTCGATGACTCCTAAAGCGGGTCTACTTTCAATGGTTGCTGGAAAATTTGCTAGAGTTCCAATCAGAATTCATACATTTACTGGATTGATTTTTCCTACTCAGACTGGGTTTAAAAGGCGCATTCTTGTTTTAATGGATCGAATTACTTGTATGTGTGCAACAAAAATAATTCCAGAAGGTAATGGAGTGAAAAATGATTTGTTAAATTCAAATATTACGAGTAAAGAGCTTCGCGTAGTTGGGAATGGTAATGTTTCTGGTATTGATACAGAGTTTTTTTCAAATTGTATTTTTTCGGATGACTTAAAAAATAGTTTGAAATGTAGATATAAAATTTCTAATGATGATATCGTTCTCGTTTTTGTTGGACGTTTGGTTGGTGATAAAGGTGTTAACGAGTTAGTTGAGTCTTTTGTTCTATTGTCTAAGAAACATTTGAATATTAAATTATTACTCGTGGGGCCTAGAGAATTAGAGGATCCTATTTCTTCTTCTACGATAAGTACTATTAATAATAGTCCTAATATCATTGAGGTTGGTTGGCAGAAAGATATTAGACCTTTTCTTGCTATTAGTGATATTTTTGTTTTACCAAGTTACCGAGAAGGTTTTCCAAACGCTGTATTACAAGCGGGTTCTATGGGTTTACCTTCAATTGTCACTGATATAAATGGATGTAATGAAATAATAGTTCATAATGAAAATGGTGTTATTGTTCCTGCAAAATCTGTTGATGCATTATCTAATGCTTGTGATAAATTAATAAATGATTTAAACTTGAGGAGTTACTTAGCTTCAAATTCGCGAAGAATGATCATAACAAGATTTGAACAAACTTTTGTAAGAAGTGAAATGCGAAAGATGTATGAAGAACAATTTGAGATAAATAATTAG
- a CDS encoding polysaccharide biosynthesis protein → MKKKLHLLMRDRFVSRLLIFGIDLILVLLSFLFVHFLLVWRMKTNMPISSLLVLISVVMAAYGGMFYLLKPYRGVVRQSTFRDITMVFISTICACLFLGVVNFISKGAMSHYMWTNTHLFMHATLTFLVLFMWRLAIKLFFFYALDMRPKKNVSNVVIYGAGKFGQTTLEVLKRSYKPHYRIIGFLDDNLTLKNKSVQNVPVLGGIEQAERLNKLGVTEVVLAINSKNLSREMKQQISSAMMHYNLQVKIAPETETWIDGTFKPNQIKNIEIKDLLSRNSIKMDMDQIGEGISGKTVMVTGAAGSIGSEIVRQLTRFDVKRLVLIDQAESALYDVQQELKQLKSDLDLVCIVADVSNAFRMKAIFVENKPQVLFNAAAYKHVPLMEENPYEAIRVNIGGCRVLSELAVTHKVEKFVMVSTDKAVNPTNVMGASKRICEMYVQALAKRGDHQTSFITTRFGNVLGSNGSVVPLFKKQIAAGGPVTVTHKDITRYFMTIPEACQLVLEAGFMGKGGEIFLFDMGKPVKIYSMARKMIRLSGFEPDVDIQIKVTGLRDGEKLYEELLANEENTTPTYHDKIMIADVREVSYDYVSHEVKEMISQLELESNMALVARMKLLVPEFKSNHSQYCALDSNPIVTATQKVNDSESVIEA, encoded by the coding sequence ATGAAAAAGAAATTGCATTTATTGATGCGAGATCGCTTTGTATCCCGATTACTTATATTTGGGATCGATCTTATTTTGGTGCTTTTGTCCTTCTTGTTTGTTCATTTCTTGCTTGTTTGGCGAATGAAGACAAATATGCCTATCTCTTCCTTGTTGGTCTTAATATCAGTCGTAATGGCTGCTTATGGTGGAATGTTCTATCTTCTAAAGCCTTATCGTGGAGTGGTTCGACAGAGTACTTTCCGTGATATCACGATGGTTTTTATCTCTACTATCTGTGCTTGTCTCTTTTTAGGAGTGGTGAACTTCATTAGTAAAGGTGCTATGTCTCACTATATGTGGACAAACACCCACCTGTTTATGCATGCTACATTGACTTTTCTGGTTCTTTTTATGTGGCGTTTGGCTATTAAATTGTTCTTTTTTTATGCCTTAGATATGCGCCCTAAGAAAAATGTTTCTAATGTGGTAATTTATGGTGCAGGTAAATTTGGGCAAACGACCTTGGAAGTTTTAAAACGATCATATAAACCTCACTATAGGATTATCGGTTTCTTGGATGATAACTTGACGCTGAAAAATAAAAGTGTTCAGAATGTCCCTGTTTTGGGTGGCATTGAGCAAGCAGAGAGACTCAATAAACTTGGTGTTACTGAGGTGGTCTTGGCAATCAACTCCAAAAACCTTTCTCGTGAGATGAAGCAACAGATCTCTTCTGCGATGATGCACTATAACCTGCAAGTGAAGATCGCTCCAGAGACGGAGACGTGGATTGATGGTACTTTCAAACCGAATCAGATTAAAAATATTGAGATTAAAGACCTTCTATCTAGAAACTCTATTAAGATGGATATGGATCAAATCGGGGAGGGTATTTCTGGTAAAACAGTGATGGTTACTGGTGCTGCGGGTTCTATTGGATCTGAAATTGTGCGTCAGTTGACTCGTTTTGATGTGAAACGTCTTGTTCTGATTGATCAAGCAGAGAGTGCATTGTATGATGTGCAGCAGGAGCTAAAGCAGCTGAAAAGCGATTTGGATTTGGTTTGTATTGTGGCTGACGTTTCTAATGCTTTTCGAATGAAGGCTATATTCGTCGAAAATAAACCACAAGTGTTATTTAATGCAGCAGCTTATAAGCATGTCCCTCTCATGGAGGAGAATCCATATGAGGCGATCCGTGTAAATATCGGTGGTTGTCGTGTGCTTTCAGAGTTGGCGGTAACCCATAAGGTGGAGAAGTTTGTGATGGTATCCACTGATAAAGCAGTGAATCCAACGAATGTGATGGGTGCTTCGAAACGTATTTGTGAGATGTATGTTCAAGCTTTGGCTAAGAGGGGAGATCATCAAACGTCGTTTATCACTACACGTTTTGGTAATGTGCTGGGGTCTAATGGTTCTGTCGTACCTCTGTTTAAGAAGCAGATTGCTGCAGGGGGGCCTGTGACGGTAACACATAAAGATATTACTCGTTATTTTATGACGATTCCTGAGGCTTGTCAGTTGGTTTTAGAGGCTGGATTTATGGGTAAAGGTGGAGAGATATTCCTTTTCGATATGGGTAAACCTGTGAAGATCTATAGTATGGCTCGTAAAATGATTCGTTTGAGTGGTTTTGAACCAGATGTAGATATTCAGATCAAAGTGACTGGTTTGCGTGATGGGGAGAAACTTTATGAAGAGCTTTTGGCTAATGAGGAGAATACGACTCCTACATACCATGATAAGATTATGATTGCGGATGTTCGTGAGGTGTCTTATGATTATGTGTCTCATGAAGTGAAAGAGATGATTAGTCAATTGGAGCTAGAGTCTAATATGGCTTTGGTAGCTCGTATGAAACTGTTGGTTCCTGAGTTTAAATCGAACCATTCTCAATATTGTGCTTTGGATAGTAATCCTATTGTTACTGCAACACAAAAAGTGAATGATTCTGAATCGGTGATTGAGGCTTAA
- a CDS encoding sugar transferase gives MYQKNVKPIFDFILALIGLILASPILLFATIALFFANNGKPFFLQKRPGLHGKPFFIIKFKTMNDKKGANGDLLSDAERLTKIGHVVRKLSIDELPQLINVLKGDMSFIGPRPLLMEYLPLYNEEQARRHNVKPGISGWAQVNGRNAIGWNEKFKLDVEYVDHCCFSIDLKIFFLTIKKVFYREDISSETSKTMEVFNGN, from the coding sequence ATGTATCAAAAAAATGTTAAGCCAATTTTTGATTTTATTTTGGCATTAATCGGGTTGATATTGGCTAGTCCAATATTGTTATTTGCTACGATTGCATTGTTTTTTGCCAATAATGGCAAACCATTTTTTCTTCAAAAAAGACCTGGGCTGCATGGCAAACCATTTTTTATCATTAAGTTTAAGACAATGAATGATAAGAAAGGGGCTAATGGTGATTTGCTTTCTGATGCTGAACGATTAACTAAAATAGGTCATGTTGTTCGAAAATTGAGTATTGACGAATTGCCTCAGCTAATAAATGTTTTAAAAGGGGACATGAGTTTTATTGGTCCTCGTCCTTTGTTGATGGAGTATCTTCCTTTATATAATGAAGAACAGGCAAGAAGACATAATGTAAAACCTGGAATTTCTGGTTGGGCTCAAGTAAATGGTCGAAATGCTATTGGTTGGAATGAAAAATTTAAATTGGATGTGGAGTATGTTGATCATTGTTGTTTTAGCATAGATCTGAAGATATTTTTTTTGACAATAAAGAAAGTGTTTTATAGGGAAGATATAAGTTCAGAGACATCTAAAACGATGGAAGTTTTTAACGGAAACTAA
- a CDS encoding DegT/DnrJ/EryC1/StrS family aminotransferase, whose protein sequence is MKTKIWLSSPHMGGKEQAFVQDAFDKNWIAPLGPNVNGFEEDLQNYNHIKSAAALSAGTAALHLAMILLGVGQGDEVIASSFTFSATVNPITYLGATPILVDSEIDTWNMSPELLEVAIKDRIANGKRPKAIMVVHLYGMPAKIVEILEVANRYDIPVIEDAAEALGSKLNGKALGTFGKLGVYSFNGNKIITTSGGGALVSDDAEMISKCRFLSTQAREAAPHYQHTHIGYNYRMSNIVAGIGRGQMLVLDDHIALRRANHDFYLNLFDGIEGVTVFTEPDESYFSNHWLSCVTIHPEKCHGVTRETLRLAMEKENIECRPLWKPMHMQPVFADCSFYGDGTSERLFEIGLCLPSGSNMSDEERERIAEVVKAVFV, encoded by the coding sequence ATGAAAACTAAAATATGGCTCTCTTCACCCCATATGGGAGGAAAAGAGCAGGCATTTGTGCAAGATGCCTTTGATAAGAATTGGATTGCACCTCTTGGTCCTAATGTAAATGGTTTTGAAGAGGACCTTCAGAATTATAACCATATAAAGTCTGCTGCAGCACTGAGTGCTGGTACTGCTGCCCTACATTTAGCGATGATATTGCTAGGGGTAGGCCAAGGAGATGAGGTGATTGCTTCCTCTTTTACTTTCTCGGCTACAGTAAACCCTATTACGTATCTTGGAGCTACTCCTATTTTGGTGGATAGTGAAATAGATACATGGAATATGTCTCCTGAACTATTGGAAGTAGCTATTAAGGATCGTATTGCAAATGGAAAGAGACCTAAAGCGATTATGGTGGTTCACCTTTATGGCATGCCTGCTAAAATCGTGGAGATCCTTGAGGTTGCCAATCGATATGATATTCCTGTTATAGAGGATGCAGCAGAGGCATTAGGAAGTAAACTAAATGGTAAAGCGTTGGGAACTTTTGGGAAACTAGGAGTTTACTCTTTTAATGGAAATAAGATTATTACGACTTCTGGTGGTGGTGCTTTGGTCTCGGATGATGCTGAGATGATCTCGAAGTGTCGTTTCCTTTCTACCCAAGCTCGCGAAGCTGCGCCGCATTATCAACACACCCATATTGGATATAATTACCGTATGAGTAATATCGTGGCAGGTATTGGTCGTGGTCAGATGTTGGTGTTGGATGATCATATTGCATTGAGAAGAGCAAATCATGATTTCTATCTGAATCTATTTGATGGAATAGAAGGGGTAACTGTGTTTACTGAACCTGATGAATCCTATTTTTCTAACCATTGGCTCAGCTGTGTGACTATTCATCCAGAGAAGTGTCACGGGGTGACAAGAGAGACTTTAAGATTGGCAATGGAGAAGGAGAATATTGAGTGTCGCCCTTTATGGAAGCCTATGCATATGCAGCCTGTTTTTGCGGATTGTTCTTTTTATGGGGATGGTACTTCTGAAAGGTTGTTTGAGATTGGGTTGTGTTTGCCTTCTGGTTCTAATATGAGTGATGAAGAGAGAGAACGGATTGCTGAGGTGGTGAAAGCGGTGTTTGTTTAA
- a CDS encoding ATP-grasp domain-containing protein gives MNILISSAGRRVSLVRAFMNEMKALGGAVIATDMNPKFSSACQVADRSFEVPRVTSDKFVASLLKICKDNNVSIVIPTIDTELNILADNRERFKAIGVDVIVSSVDIIRQCRDKRKTHQLFSHLGISFAKEFAHDVPEFPLFIKPIDGSCSKDLYFIEKPNDLTQSLIENEKLMFLEYIDPKRYKEFTLDLYFTKDSHLKCVVPRERIEVRSGEINKGVTRRNFLVDYVKERMSLVPGMIGCITLQLFYNEKNNDVVGIEINPRFGGGYPLSYAAGANYPKWIIDEYLNGKSLSSPYYDEWEDNLLMLRYDDEILVKDGGLGF, from the coding sequence ATGAATATACTAATATCCTCCGCAGGTAGAAGAGTTTCTCTTGTTCGAGCATTTATGAATGAAATGAAAGCTTTGGGTGGTGCTGTAATCGCTACAGATATGAATCCAAAGTTCTCTTCTGCTTGCCAAGTTGCAGATAGGTCATTTGAAGTTCCTAGAGTTACTTCAGATAAGTTCGTAGCAAGTTTGCTTAAAATATGTAAGGATAATAATGTATCCATAGTGATACCAACCATAGATACAGAGCTGAATATTTTAGCTGATAATAGAGAACGATTCAAAGCTATTGGTGTGGATGTAATCGTTTCATCTGTGGATATTATTCGTCAATGTAGAGATAAAAGAAAGACTCACCAACTCTTTTCTCATTTAGGAATCTCTTTTGCAAAAGAATTTGCTCATGATGTTCCTGAATTTCCTCTTTTTATTAAACCAATTGATGGTAGTTGTAGTAAAGATTTATATTTCATCGAGAAACCAAATGATTTAACTCAAAGTCTGATTGAAAATGAGAAATTAATGTTTCTTGAATATATAGATCCGAAACGATACAAAGAATTTACTCTAGATTTGTATTTTACGAAAGATTCTCATCTAAAATGTGTCGTTCCTAGAGAACGAATTGAAGTAAGAAGTGGTGAAATAAATAAGGGGGTTACTAGAAGAAACTTTCTTGTCGATTATGTAAAAGAAAGAATGTCTTTAGTTCCTGGTATGATTGGCTGTATTACTTTACAGTTATTCTATAATGAGAAAAATAATGATGTGGTTGGTATTGAGATTAATCCTCGTTTTGGTGGAGGATATCCTCTTTCTTATGCCGCCGGTGCCAATTATCCTAAATGGATTATAGATGAATATTTAAACGGCAAATCATTGTCCTCTCCCTATTACGATGAATGGGAGGATAATTTATTAATGCTTCGGTATGATGATGAAATATTAGTTAAAGATGGCGGTTTGGGTTTTTGA